One Aquarana catesbeiana isolate 2022-GZ linkage group LG04, ASM4218655v1, whole genome shotgun sequence genomic region harbors:
- the GJA10 gene encoding gap junction alpha-10 protein: MGDWNLLGSILEEVHIHSTIVGKIWLTILFIFRMLVLGVAAEDVWDDEQEEFICNTEQPGCRNVCYDQAFPISLIRYWVLQIIFVSSPSLVYMGHALYRLRALEKERQRKKAQIRAELEQLETVIDEHRRLERELRKLEEQKKVNKAPLRGSLLRTYVLHILTRSVVEVGFMVGQFLLYGFDLNPLYKCSRFPCPNIVDCFVSRPTEKTIFMVFMHSIAAVSLFLNILEIFHLGIKKIKQGLYGKHLSEVTEDEISICKSKKNSVQQVCMLSNSSPNKIIPLSSSSYKLIPDQQMDSVGLPAYLPPTPGFKEVQMINDQGQYGKVIATEKHRKSVDHLNTDQHSGQINMHCKQESRYVDRHKMINHIDQYHGQILNRTLPDQHLAEQQEEQHVSALQKRNLSSSSEDSHKKSQRNSCLGSKSCIKSHQSLDQARHSTAHPLRSCLHSSHMELPSALRKYSRVSSCRDFAEDRSDSADSGHRKVSSTSRGLSESRLASDPDSSDSRNGSGSESRRREENSSITPPPPSGRRMSMASRGRQSVVYPLYRLLV; this comes from the coding sequence ATGGGTGACTGGAACCTTCTGGGAAGCATTCTGGAAGAGGTTCACATTCATTCCACCATAGTGGGAAAGATCTGGCTCACCATCCTCTTCATATTTCGAATGCTGGTGCTAGGAGTAGCTgcagaagatgtttgggatgatgAACAAGAAGAATTTATTTGCAACACAGAACAGCCTGGATGCAGGAATGTCTGCTATGACCAAGCATTTCCTATCTCGCTTATTAGGTATTGGGTGTTGCAGATAATTTTTGTGTCCTCCCCATCCCTAGTTTACATGGGACATGCACTTTATAGATTGAGGGCCctggagaaagagagacagagaaaaaaggCCCAAATCAGGGCAGAGCTGGAACAGCTAGAGACAGTTATTGATGAACACAGAAGACTGGAGAGGGAGCTGAGAAAGTTAGAGGAACAAAAGAAGGTGAATAAGGCTCCCCTTAGAGGTTCACTTCTACGGACCTATGTGCTGCATATCCTTACCAGATCCGTTGTAGAAGTTGGCTTTATGGTGGGACAGTTCTTGCTGTATGGGTTTGATCTTAACCCACTTTACAAATGTTCACGCTTTCCTTGCCCCAATATTGTAGACTGTTTCGTATCCAGGCCAACAGAAAAAACAATCTTTATGGTTTTCATGCATAGCATTGCTGCTGTGTCATTGTTTCTAAATATTTTAGAAATCTTTCATTTGGGTATTAAGAAGATCAAACAAGGACTTTATGGAAAACATCTTTCAGAGGTCACAGAAGATGAAATAAGCATTTGCAAGTCCAAAAAGAACTCCGTGCAGCAGGTTTGCATGTTGAGTAATTCTTCTCCAAACAAGATTATacctttgtcttcaagtagttataAGCTGATTCCTGACCAACAAATGGACTCTGTTGGATTACCTGCCTATCTTCCACCGACTCCAGGATTTAAGGAAGTACAAATGATTAATGACCAAGGTCAATATGGTAAAGTTATAGCCACTGAAAAGCATAGGAAAAGTGTGGATCATCTTAACACTGATCAGCACAGTGGACAGATCAACATGCACTGTAAACAAGAATCTAGATATGTGGACCGTCATAAAATGATCAATCACATTGATCAATACCATGGACAAATTTTGAACAGGACTCTGCCTGATCAGCATCTTGCAGAGCAACAAGAAGAACAGCATGTCTCTGCATTACAAAAGAGAAATCTCTCCTCAAGCAGCGAGGACTCACATAAGAAATCTCAGCGCAATAGCTGTTTGGGGTCCAAGAGCTGCATTAAAAGTCATCAATCTTTAGACCAAGCAAGGCACAGTACAGCACACCCTCTGAGATCATGCCTCCATTCCAGCCATATGGAGCTGCCATCTGCTTTGCGCAAATACAGCAGAGTCAGTAGCTGCAGGGACTTTGCTGAAGACCGAAGTGATTCTGCAGATAGTGGACACCGGAAAGTCAGCTCCACTTCCAGAGGGCTATCAGAAAGCAGGCTGGCTAGTGATCCAGATAGTTCTGACTCAAGGAACGGCTCAGGATCTGAATCAAGGAGACGAGAGGAAAACTCCAGCATAACTCCTCCTCCCCCATCTGGGCGCAGAATGTCAATGGCAAGTAGAGGCAGACAGTCAGTGGTTTATCCACTTTACAGACTATTGGTCTAG